A window of Prolixibacter sp. SD074 contains these coding sequences:
- the cas1 gene encoding type II CRISPR-associated endonuclease Cas1, translating to MLKRTLFFSNPYYLSLKNNQLVIQSKDELSTKTVPVEDIGFVVLDHPQIGFSMKLLEILNANNVAVVFCDSKHMPSSMLLNLDSHSLQNELFRAQLSATEPLRKNLWKQTIEAKINNQATMLEKSGHKAFELRSYAKSVKSGDVENREGLAARIYWNRLLGNDFYRDRYGAAPNHLLNYGYILLRSAVARALSGSGLLPTLGIHHHNRYNAFCLADDIMEPYRPYVDRLALLVYSEFPDETMLNKEMKAAMLNLMSIDVVINDNKRPLMVALSQTTASLGRCFSGESRKIVYPVFN from the coding sequence ATGCTAAAACGAACCCTGTTTTTCTCGAATCCTTATTACCTGAGCCTGAAGAATAACCAGCTGGTCATTCAGTCAAAAGATGAACTGAGCACGAAAACGGTTCCGGTGGAAGATATCGGCTTTGTGGTGCTCGACCATCCGCAAATTGGCTTTAGTATGAAACTACTGGAGATTTTGAATGCCAACAATGTGGCGGTTGTATTTTGCGACAGCAAGCACATGCCTTCGTCTATGTTGCTGAACCTGGATAGTCACAGTTTGCAGAACGAACTGTTCCGGGCACAGCTTAGTGCGACCGAACCCTTGCGGAAGAATTTGTGGAAACAAACGATTGAGGCGAAAATCAACAACCAGGCAACCATGTTGGAGAAATCGGGGCATAAGGCTTTTGAGTTGCGGAGTTATGCCAAAAGTGTGAAAAGTGGCGATGTGGAAAACCGGGAAGGACTGGCTGCCCGTATTTACTGGAACCGGTTGCTGGGAAATGATTTTTACCGCGACCGGTATGGAGCAGCGCCCAACCATCTGCTGAATTATGGGTATATCCTGTTGCGTTCAGCTGTAGCCCGTGCCTTATCCGGTTCCGGATTGCTGCCTACCCTGGGGATTCACCATCACAACCGGTACAATGCCTTTTGCCTGGCCGACGATATCATGGAACCGTACCGGCCCTATGTCGATAGGCTTGCCCTGCTTGTGTACAGCGAATTTCCCGATGAAACGATGCTGAATAAGGAGATGAAGGCGGCCATGCTGAACCTGATGAGCATTGATGTAGTGATTAACGATAACAAGCGGCCGCTGATGGTGGCTTTGTCGCAGACAACGGCTTCGCTGGGCCGTTGCTTTAGCGGTGAGAGTAGGAAAATCGTTTATCCGGTTTTTAATTAG
- the cas2 gene encoding CRISPR-associated endonuclease Cas2: protein MEQTRLNAYHIMWLFVFFDLPVTTKKDRRQATRFRQDLLKDGFSMMQFSVYNRHCASKESAEVHMKRVKSFVPEKGQVSILTVTDKQYGNISNYWGKRSSPMPEGPKQLEMF from the coding sequence ATGGAACAAACCCGCCTAAACGCTTATCACATTATGTGGCTATTTGTCTTTTTCGACCTGCCCGTTACCACGAAAAAGGACCGGCGGCAGGCGACCCGTTTTCGTCAGGATTTGCTGAAAGACGGGTTTTCCATGATGCAGTTTTCGGTATATAACCGGCATTGTGCCAGTAAAGAGAGTGCGGAGGTGCACATGAAGCGGGTGAAAAGTTTTGTTCCGGAGAAGGGACAGGTCAGCATTCTGACGGTCACCGATAAGCAGTATGGCAACATCAGCAACTATTGGGGAAAACGTAGTTCACCCATGCCGGAAGGCCCTAAACAACTGGAAATGTTTTAA
- a CDS encoding DUF4010 domain-containing protein, whose product MNFIPNIPDEIVHFLLVLVFSLLIGLEQRRHHSSKENAELFGTDRTFTFIGLLGYLLIVVNEKSFVPFLTGFVILGLLLGIHYYQKIKTQQKYGLTSTVLALLTYSIPLLIITQPIWLTLSFVVAILVITEMKDEFVTIMKKISQDEFITLAKFIAFAGIILPLLPHENISESIPVSPYHIWLAIVVVSGISYASYLLKKLVFPRSSLTVTGILGGLYSSTATTVILARKEKSESLGAEVVSAIMMANGMMYLRILLLAFLFNTAVAMRLIVPFLLLFVVSMVLSRTALMKSTQSNPGSKQVETTHRNPLEFRTALVFGLLFVLFGLITHYVSQVYGNAGVTSLAFVVGVTDIDPFLMNLLQQKSTLDVLVVALAILNATNSNNLLKMIYALSLSGSTVRKRMAVHFGVLLAAGILCSVWFYVIK is encoded by the coding sequence ATGAACTTTATACCCAATATCCCCGACGAAATTGTCCACTTCCTGCTGGTGCTCGTTTTCTCGCTACTGATCGGACTGGAACAACGCCGTCACCACTCCTCGAAGGAAAACGCCGAACTTTTCGGCACCGACCGCACCTTTACCTTCATCGGGTTACTCGGTTACCTCCTCATCGTCGTCAACGAAAAATCGTTCGTTCCCTTTCTCACCGGCTTTGTCATCCTGGGCTTGCTCCTCGGCATTCACTATTACCAGAAAATCAAAACGCAGCAGAAATATGGGCTCACCAGCACTGTCCTGGCCCTGCTCACCTACTCCATTCCGCTGCTCATCATAACGCAGCCCATCTGGCTGACGCTGTCATTTGTGGTAGCCATTTTGGTGATCACCGAAATGAAGGACGAGTTTGTCACCATCATGAAAAAAATATCGCAGGACGAATTTATCACCCTTGCCAAGTTTATCGCTTTCGCGGGAATCATTCTTCCGCTGCTGCCCCACGAAAATATTTCCGAATCCATTCCGGTATCGCCCTATCACATCTGGTTGGCCATTGTGGTTGTTTCGGGTATCTCGTACGCCAGCTATTTGCTGAAGAAACTGGTCTTTCCCCGCTCCAGTCTCACCGTTACCGGTATCCTGGGTGGGTTATACAGTTCCACCGCCACCACCGTCATCCTGGCGCGGAAAGAGAAAAGTGAGAGCCTGGGCGCCGAAGTTGTCTCGGCTATTATGATGGCTAACGGCATGATGTACCTGCGCATTCTCCTGCTGGCCTTCCTGTTCAACACGGCCGTGGCCATGCGACTGATTGTTCCGTTCCTGCTACTCTTCGTTGTCTCGATGGTGTTATCGCGGACGGCGCTGATGAAATCAACACAATCGAATCCCGGAAGTAAACAGGTGGAAACGACCCACCGGAACCCGCTCGAATTCCGGACAGCCCTGGTGTTTGGTCTCCTGTTCGTACTGTTCGGACTGATTACTCACTACGTGTCGCAGGTGTATGGCAATGCCGGGGTCACCAGCCTCGCCTTTGTGGTGGGGGTCACCGATATCGACCCGTTCCTGATGAACCTGCTGCAACAAAAGAGCACCCTTGATGTATTGGTCGTGGCGCTGGCCATCCTGAATGCCACCAACAGCAACAACCTGTTAAAAATGATATACGCGCTTTCGCTAAGCGGAAGTACGGTCAGGAAACGAATGGCGGTTCATTTCGGGGTGCTGCTTGCGGCAGGTATCTTGTGTTCCGTCTGGTTTTACGTGATAAAATAA
- a CDS encoding RagB/SusD family nutrient uptake outer membrane protein, protein MQIKKYKFKVALLSAIFFLSGCSQSFLDTTPEGSIPVDSFYKTDADAKGAVLGVYDILQSMYAYDWDSMWMLKTLLSDEIYTGGGHRGDQPPYEEINEFRYSSSNPVITWLFQMSYWGIYRANLVIAKIKPESAAKKQAIAEAKSLRAMLYFDLVTLWGKVPLVTEPAASPEQYNQPRAKVADIWAQIEKDLNEAIPDLPLKSQQSAADKVRVSKGMAQAMLGKSLLFEKKYADAAAEFQKVIDSGEYGLISDYSRVLRKEQEFGQESLFEISYSADKNYDWGNFQWGNNGRNTESNVHWQLCGPRGDGWFTGGSTGLVAGWGFAYPQKSLWNAYTAANDTVRRNAAMMSENQLIAKGGKLRNPDQNNSYPWGCEGYVRLKYGPWANESNTSETSVKELNYATNVRLMRYADVLLMAAEAYNRAGDDAKALPLINQVRARVNLPALASSGDQLFADIKTERRLELSFEGVRFQDLVRWGDAKTILGDQGKMIPEGTFTNGQEDYMSISGAGFKDKNVVLPIPEQEISVNPQSSQNTGY, encoded by the coding sequence ATGCAGATCAAAAAATATAAATTCAAGGTGGCGCTACTATCCGCCATTTTCTTCCTGTCGGGCTGTTCTCAATCATTTCTCGATACCACACCCGAAGGTTCTATCCCTGTGGACAGCTTCTATAAAACCGATGCCGACGCTAAAGGTGCCGTGCTGGGAGTTTACGACATACTTCAATCGATGTACGCCTACGACTGGGACAGCATGTGGATGCTGAAAACCCTGTTGTCTGATGAAATCTATACCGGTGGCGGACACCGTGGTGATCAGCCTCCTTATGAGGAAATCAATGAGTTCCGTTACAGCTCCAGCAACCCGGTTATTACCTGGTTGTTCCAGATGTCGTATTGGGGTATTTACCGCGCCAACCTGGTGATTGCGAAAATCAAACCCGAATCGGCCGCGAAAAAGCAGGCTATAGCCGAAGCGAAATCGCTACGAGCCATGCTTTATTTCGATCTGGTAACTTTATGGGGGAAAGTGCCGTTAGTAACCGAACCGGCAGCATCGCCCGAGCAGTACAACCAGCCACGCGCTAAAGTAGCCGACATCTGGGCGCAGATTGAAAAAGACCTCAACGAAGCTATCCCGGATCTTCCGCTGAAAAGCCAGCAATCAGCCGCTGATAAAGTACGCGTTTCGAAAGGTATGGCTCAGGCTATGCTGGGTAAATCACTACTCTTTGAGAAAAAATATGCTGATGCAGCTGCTGAATTCCAAAAAGTAATCGATTCCGGTGAATACGGATTGATTTCCGATTATTCACGAGTTCTCCGTAAGGAACAGGAATTCGGACAAGAGTCACTGTTCGAGATTTCCTATTCGGCTGATAAAAACTACGATTGGGGTAACTTCCAGTGGGGCAACAACGGCCGTAACACCGAAAGCAACGTCCACTGGCAGCTTTGCGGTCCGCGTGGCGATGGTTGGTTCACCGGTGGCTCAACCGGACTGGTAGCCGGATGGGGATTTGCTTATCCGCAGAAATCACTTTGGAATGCGTATACCGCTGCGAACGATACCGTACGCCGAAATGCAGCCATGATGAGCGAAAACCAGTTAATCGCGAAAGGCGGAAAACTGCGGAACCCCGACCAGAACAACTCCTATCCCTGGGGATGCGAAGGCTATGTTCGGCTGAAATATGGTCCATGGGCCAACGAATCGAATACAAGCGAAACTAGTGTAAAAGAGCTGAATTACGCTACCAATGTTCGTTTGATGCGCTATGCCGATGTATTACTGATGGCCGCCGAAGCCTATAACCGGGCCGGCGATGATGCCAAAGCACTTCCGTTGATCAACCAGGTACGGGCAAGGGTTAACCTGCCTGCCCTCGCTTCATCAGGCGACCAGCTTTTCGCTGACATTAAAACAGAACGTCGTCTGGAACTGTCGTTCGAAGGCGTACGCTTCCAGGACTTGGTTCGTTGGGGCGATGCCAAAACGATATTGGGCGACCAGGGTAAAATGATTCCGGAAGGAACCTTTACCAACGGACAGGAAGATTATATGAGTATTTCGGGTGCAGGCTTCAAGGATAAGAATGTAGTGCTACCCATTCCGGAACAGGAGATTTCCGTTAACCCGCAGAGTTCACAAAACACTGGATATTAA
- a CDS encoding TonB-dependent receptor: MESLLDALFDGTPVTYSVNGDHVVLSRSSENVTGNAQPQGHTVSGKVSDGSGAPLPGVTVVIKGTTHGTITDANGVYHLADVPANTTLLYSFVGMKNKEITYTGQSTINVKMEEENIGLGEVVAVGYGVQKKSVVTGAIASVNSSDIGNTSVSQAQQALQGKTSGVQVINASGAPGAPIKVRIRGYSSNNNSNPIYIVDGIKTTDISNLDPDDISSMEVLKDAASTAIYGAEGGNGVVIITTKKGKSGKPTITYDFQYGLQSVGHTPKLMNTSQYSTFMNEAGLISNVDQTYNTDWLGAIFETAPMQKHHISFSGGKDGSTYMLSMSYLNQDGIVVGPQDKYKRYTVRLNSDHQILPWMKVGNTFTYSNSQRAAINESGGEFGGVIGSALMIDPATPVEYTGDVPAHVQTFINNGNPILKAPDGNYYGISKYVFGEIVNPFVTQAITKDRTQQDQLQGNVYAVLTPLKGLTITSRFNLNLTYQNYHTWNPTYYYTAERNNSATKVIDNNDLWKDWMFENFASYNHKFGDHDLTLLLGMSSEKATHRITNAQGGPMIMENPAYAQLDFISSQKNDQVNGRIYDNRKESYFSRLSYNYKDKYLLEGSLRRDGAGLSQLPKSGRWGVFPAVSGGWVISNEDFFPKSFITNAKLRASWGQNGSLSNLGNYSYASLISSTSNGYALTYPMADGSFGTVFEPSQLENPNLRWETSVQTDVGLDLRAFHDRLTFTMDYYNKKTTDLITQNTPALEAGNAASPINAGDVTNKGFEFELGYRNKIHDFNYGIHLNMSTLKNEVTYLNPTLDRLYGAQVGSGWTATAVQKGEPLWFFYGYKTKGIDPKTGDPIFLDKSGQPTNNVTEADKQYIGSAIPDLYYGGSLDASYKNFDLNVNFQGTSGNDVMMGWIRNDRPTINHPEYFFKNRWTADNTTATEPRAGTNPKAWNSDLLVFNGAFMRIKQIQLGYNLPKSLMNNLHMKSARFYISLDDFFTFTNYIGMDPEAGTNNNNNNNIGIDRGTYPTARKVMFGTSISF, translated from the coding sequence TTGGAATCTTTGCTCGACGCCTTGTTTGATGGAACGCCAGTTACATACAGCGTCAACGGCGATCACGTAGTACTGTCGCGTTCATCCGAAAATGTCACGGGGAATGCTCAACCCCAGGGGCACACTGTATCGGGTAAAGTAAGCGATGGAAGCGGTGCTCCCCTTCCCGGAGTTACCGTTGTTATTAAAGGGACCACACACGGAACCATCACCGATGCCAACGGCGTTTATCACCTGGCTGATGTTCCGGCCAATACAACCCTGCTTTACTCCTTTGTAGGAATGAAGAATAAAGAAATTACCTACACGGGGCAAAGCACCATCAATGTAAAGATGGAGGAAGAAAACATCGGTCTGGGCGAGGTTGTCGCTGTAGGATACGGTGTACAAAAGAAAAGCGTTGTGACCGGCGCCATTGCCAGCGTCAATTCGTCTGACATCGGCAACACTTCGGTTTCGCAGGCACAGCAGGCACTGCAGGGAAAAACTTCCGGTGTGCAGGTTATCAACGCATCCGGAGCTCCTGGAGCCCCCATCAAAGTGAGGATTCGCGGATACTCATCGAACAACAACTCCAATCCGATCTACATCGTCGATGGTATCAAAACCACCGATATTTCCAACCTCGATCCGGATGATATCAGTTCCATGGAGGTATTGAAAGATGCCGCATCAACAGCCATTTACGGAGCCGAGGGTGGTAATGGTGTTGTCATCATCACCACGAAAAAAGGAAAATCAGGGAAACCCACCATTACTTACGATTTCCAATATGGATTGCAGAGTGTAGGGCATACGCCGAAGCTGATGAACACTTCGCAGTACAGCACCTTCATGAACGAAGCGGGATTAATTTCAAATGTCGACCAGACCTATAACACCGACTGGCTGGGTGCCATCTTCGAAACCGCGCCCATGCAGAAGCATCACATCTCCTTCTCCGGAGGTAAAGATGGTTCCACCTACATGCTGTCGATGTCGTACCTCAATCAGGATGGTATCGTGGTAGGTCCGCAGGATAAATACAAACGCTACACCGTTCGACTGAACTCCGATCACCAGATTCTGCCCTGGATGAAAGTTGGAAATACGTTTACCTACTCCAACAGTCAACGTGCTGCCATCAACGAATCGGGTGGTGAGTTTGGTGGAGTTATCGGCAGTGCGCTGATGATTGACCCGGCAACTCCGGTAGAATATACCGGCGATGTACCCGCACATGTTCAGACTTTCATTAACAACGGAAATCCGATTTTGAAAGCGCCGGACGGAAACTACTATGGTATTTCCAAATACGTCTTCGGAGAAATCGTCAATCCATTCGTTACGCAGGCCATCACCAAAGACCGGACACAACAGGATCAACTGCAAGGAAATGTGTATGCCGTGCTGACGCCGCTGAAGGGATTGACCATCACCTCACGGTTCAACCTGAACCTGACCTACCAGAATTATCACACCTGGAATCCGACCTATTACTATACCGCAGAGCGGAATAACAGTGCAACCAAGGTAATTGATAACAATGACCTTTGGAAAGACTGGATGTTCGAAAACTTTGCTTCGTATAACCATAAATTCGGCGATCACGACCTGACGTTACTGTTGGGTATGTCATCCGAGAAAGCCACACACCGCATTACCAATGCACAGGGTGGTCCGATGATTATGGAAAATCCGGCTTATGCACAGCTCGATTTCATCTCATCGCAGAAGAATGACCAGGTCAATGGCCGCATCTACGACAACCGCAAAGAAAGTTACTTCAGCCGTCTTTCCTATAACTACAAAGACAAGTACCTGCTCGAAGGTAGTTTGCGCCGCGATGGTGCCGGCCTGTCACAACTGCCCAAAAGCGGCCGTTGGGGAGTCTTCCCTGCCGTTTCCGGCGGATGGGTTATCTCGAACGAAGATTTTTTCCCGAAATCATTTATCACCAATGCTAAACTTCGTGCCAGTTGGGGTCAGAACGGTAGCCTCTCCAACCTGGGGAACTACAGCTATGCTTCACTCATCTCATCGACGAGTAACGGATACGCCCTGACCTACCCGATGGCCGACGGTTCATTCGGAACAGTATTTGAACCATCACAGCTCGAGAACCCGAATCTCCGCTGGGAAACCAGTGTACAAACTGACGTCGGCCTTGACCTCCGTGCGTTCCACGATCGGTTGACCTTCACGATGGATTACTACAACAAGAAAACCACCGATCTCATCACGCAGAATACACCTGCTCTGGAAGCCGGAAACGCAGCTTCCCCTATCAATGCCGGCGACGTAACGAACAAAGGTTTTGAGTTCGAATTGGGATACCGGAATAAAATCCATGATTTCAACTACGGTATTCACCTGAATATGTCGACACTGAAGAACGAAGTAACCTACCTCAACCCGACACTCGATCGCCTCTACGGTGCCCAGGTAGGTTCGGGCTGGACTGCCACTGCTGTTCAAAAAGGTGAACCGCTCTGGTTCTTCTACGGATACAAAACCAAGGGAATCGACCCGAAAACCGGCGATCCCATCTTCCTCGATAAAAGTGGTCAGCCAACCAATAATGTAACGGAAGCCGATAAACAGTACATTGGAAGTGCAATTCCGGATCTCTATTACGGTGGAAGCCTGGATGCATCATACAAAAACTTCGATTTGAATGTGAACTTCCAGGGAACTTCCGGTAACGATGTAATGATGGGCTGGATTCGTAACGACCGTCCGACCATTAACCATCCGGAATATTTCTTCAAAAACCGCTGGACAGCCGACAACACCACGGCAACGGAGCCGCGTGCAGGAACGAATCCAAAAGCATGGAACAGTGACCTCCTGGTATTCAACGGAGCTTTCATGCGAATCAAACAGATTCAGTTGGGATACAACCTTCCCAAATCACTGATGAATAACTTACATATGAAATCTGCCCGGTTCTACATATCACTCGATGATTTCTTCACATTCACCAATTACATCGGTATGGACCCGGAAGCTGGTACCAACAACAACAATAACAACAACATTGGTATCGACCGGGGAACGTATCCAACTGCTCGTAAAGTAATGTTCGGAACATCCATTTCATTCTAA
- a CDS encoding helix-turn-helix domain-containing protein: protein MIRYLAVLNPLYATLFWAIVLTIGTFRMNRAKFMLGVFMMVAFLLYLGHAFYFIRQFGIFTWYEWVYTLTSLAVFPMYYHYIRLLTVETRLKPAELLHYLPGAIIAIASLLLIIFMGPINRLAYIRHLEHGSHSFYLSANPWINACQMIFLLSRLVFAIQVFAYLVLNIRLIRKHKENIAQYYSNPEELSLNWAQLMYIFLLLTSIASFIFNAMGRSSFLDNSLKLLIPSFTFSVLLFIIGYLGNRQDQIVKQIVKLNELYPEREATENEPNDVVVKLEEYFTSQKAFLNKDLKIWEVSKMLNSNRTYVSGIINKHYGMNFCSYVNHYRVEEARRMLKAESFDGYTLDHIGDLSGFGSLNSFIRAFQKETGITPGKYREDRKIRTGDQPYARIKS from the coding sequence ATGATACGTTACCTGGCTGTCCTCAATCCACTTTACGCAACCCTTTTTTGGGCCATTGTACTTACCATTGGAACGTTTCGAATGAACCGTGCTAAGTTTATGCTTGGGGTATTTATGATGGTGGCATTTTTACTATACCTGGGACATGCGTTCTATTTCATCCGCCAATTTGGCATTTTTACCTGGTATGAATGGGTATATACCCTCACCAGCCTGGCTGTCTTTCCGATGTATTACCACTACATAAGATTACTGACAGTTGAAACGCGCCTGAAACCAGCCGAGTTACTACATTACCTTCCCGGAGCGATTATCGCCATTGCCAGCCTCCTGCTTATTATATTTATGGGCCCAATTAACCGGCTCGCTTATATCCGCCACCTGGAACATGGTTCACACTCGTTTTACCTTTCCGCCAATCCGTGGATTAATGCCTGTCAAATGATTTTCCTACTGAGCCGCCTCGTTTTTGCAATCCAGGTATTTGCTTACCTGGTATTGAATATCCGGCTCATCCGGAAACACAAGGAGAATATTGCACAATATTATTCCAATCCGGAAGAACTGAGCCTGAACTGGGCACAACTGATGTATATTTTTCTCCTGCTCACTTCCATCGCAAGTTTTATCTTCAATGCGATGGGGCGCAGTAGCTTTCTCGACAACAGCCTGAAACTGCTCATTCCTTCCTTCACTTTCTCCGTGCTGTTGTTCATTATCGGTTATCTGGGTAACCGTCAGGACCAGATTGTGAAACAGATTGTTAAACTCAATGAGCTGTACCCTGAAAGAGAGGCAACAGAAAATGAACCAAACGATGTGGTTGTCAAACTCGAAGAGTATTTCACTTCCCAAAAGGCCTTCTTAAACAAAGACCTGAAAATTTGGGAGGTTTCGAAAATGCTCAACAGTAACCGGACCTATGTTTCAGGTATCATCAACAAGCATTACGGAATGAATTTCTGCAGCTATGTCAACCATTACCGTGTAGAGGAAGCACGCCGGATGCTCAAAGCAGAATCGTTTGACGGCTATACGCTGGATCATATCGGCGACCTGTCGGGATTTGGTTCACTAAACTCCTTCATCCGTGCCTTTCAAAAAGAAACCGGCATTACACCCGGGAAATACCGAGAAGACCGCAAAATCAGGACGGGCGATCAACCATATGCCCGAATAAAATCATAA
- a CDS encoding LysR family transcriptional regulator: MTLLQLSYVIELSQHDSFSLAARRLHISQPALSLQISKLEEELGMKLFKRSPNRVALTAEGELFAGKARELLQLAGNLKDLPFELGKKPEGELRVGVISTLAPYWFAMFLDQFGQEYPNIRLTVRELKTEEIISQLKNGQLDAGFISTPVSAPGMVFRPLFYEKFYLYVSEQHELYASESIDLDKVDLREMWYLQEGNCFQNQVDSVCVYAKEPGEYQNIVYLSNSIESLCRIVENSGGITFIPEMATLSVSPEKEQMIKEIVGTPPVREISLATTRISKSDRLIEFLLGEALKIIPKRMLANPVEKTLDTGLRF; encoded by the coding sequence ATGACCCTATTGCAACTATCGTATGTAATCGAGTTGAGCCAGCACGACTCATTCTCACTGGCAGCCAGGAGGTTACACATATCCCAGCCGGCATTGAGCCTGCAAATCAGCAAACTGGAAGAAGAGTTAGGGATGAAGCTGTTCAAACGTTCACCCAACCGGGTGGCACTGACAGCAGAGGGAGAGCTGTTTGCCGGTAAAGCCCGTGAACTACTGCAATTGGCCGGCAACCTGAAGGATCTACCTTTCGAACTGGGGAAAAAGCCGGAAGGAGAGCTGCGGGTGGGTGTCATCTCAACACTCGCACCCTATTGGTTTGCGATGTTTCTCGACCAGTTCGGCCAGGAGTATCCCAACATCCGGTTAACGGTAAGAGAGTTAAAGACTGAAGAGATTATCAGCCAGCTGAAAAACGGCCAGTTGGATGCAGGCTTCATCTCCACTCCCGTTTCGGCACCGGGAATGGTCTTTCGTCCGCTTTTCTATGAGAAATTCTACCTCTATGTGTCCGAACAGCACGAACTGTATGCCTCAGAAAGTATCGATTTGGACAAAGTTGATTTGAGGGAGATGTGGTATCTGCAGGAAGGGAACTGCTTTCAAAACCAGGTCGACTCGGTATGTGTATATGCGAAAGAACCCGGAGAATATCAGAATATCGTTTATCTGTCCAACTCCATCGAATCGCTTTGCCGGATAGTGGAGAACAGCGGCGGCATTACGTTCATACCCGAAATGGCTACCCTTTCGGTAAGTCCGGAAAAGGAGCAGATGATAAAAGAAATAGTTGGAACACCGCCTGTTCGTGAAATCAGCCTGGCCACCACCCGCATTTCAAAGAGCGACCGCCTCATCGAATTTCTTTTAGGGGAGGCTTTGAAGATCATTCCCAAACGAATGCTGGCCAACCCGGTAGAGAAGACGTTGGACACCGGATTACGGTTTTAA
- a CDS encoding Dps family protein: protein METKRTNNDSVVNQLNNVLADLQVVYQNMRTMHWLVKGPEFYQLHKMYEGFYTELADVVDDVAERILTLGGVPYHQFSEYLDQTSVEPVADVPRGKENLKITVENFEHLLGEYREVQETASNNGDEGTVALFSELIASTEKKLWMLNATLS from the coding sequence ATGGAAACAAAAAGAACAAACAACGACAGTGTAGTAAATCAACTGAACAATGTACTGGCCGATCTGCAGGTCGTTTATCAAAACATGCGCACCATGCACTGGCTGGTGAAAGGTCCCGAATTTTACCAGTTACACAAGATGTATGAAGGATTTTACACAGAATTGGCCGATGTGGTAGACGATGTGGCAGAACGTATTCTTACTTTGGGTGGGGTACCTTACCACCAGTTCAGCGAATACCTCGACCAAACCAGCGTAGAACCGGTCGCAGATGTACCTCGCGGAAAAGAGAATTTGAAAATTACTGTGGAGAACTTCGAACATCTGCTGGGCGAGTACCGCGAAGTACAGGAAACGGCTTCCAACAACGGTGACGAGGGGACGGTCGCGCTGTTCAGCGAATTAATTGCCTCTACCGAGAAGAAGCTGTGGATGTTGAATGCCACTTTATCCTAA